The Gemmatimonas aurantiaca genomic sequence GATACCCCAGGCCCTCCATCAGATCGACCACGCCACTCTTGCCGAACGTGGCATCCGGGCGACCGGTCTTTGCATCGAGCGACACGAGATGATAGCCCGGCGTGACCAACAGCAACCGTTCCCTCGTGCCGTCGGTCCAGTAGGACAGACCACGTCCGGCAAACTGCCGCGGCGCCTTCTGCCAGCGAATGCCCTCGTCGAGGCGATACATCCACAACGTTTCGCCGGTGGACGGATCGAGCGCCATGGCCACGCGCCGGGTGCTGGCCACGGTGAACAGACGACCGTTCGCATAGAGCGGCGTGGTGCGATAGTACTCGTCCTTGCCGAACGCACCGGCCTTCCACTCCCAGGCCACTTCGAGCGAGTCGAAGTTGGACGCGTTGATCAGATCGAGCGGCGAGTAGCGTGTACTCCACTGATCGGCGCCCCAGTGCCGCCATTCGCCGTACGCGTTGCCACGCGCCAGCACCTTGCCCGGCTGTGCGGTGGACGTACCGGCCCGCACCAGCAGCGCGCCTCCCACGGCTGTCGCCACCACCGCCAGCGCCACGAGCTTTGTTGCACCCCGTCGGGTCATCGCTCACCTCCTGTTGCGTTCCGTGTTGATGTGCCACCACCAATCCCACCACCAATTCCACCGCCAGTCCCGCCACCCGATCCATCACCGTTCCGGCCACCACTCCCGGCATCACGCGCGACCGGTGTCTTCACCGAATCCACGCGCACCGACTTGAGCCACGATGGTTCGGCCGACAATTCCGTCTTGCCGGCCGGCATGCGATTGAGGCGCAGAATGTACGCCGTCACCCACACGTACTCGTCTTCGGTGAGGCTGCCCGGTGCGGTCTTCGGCATGAGCTGACTCAGGTAATCGTACAGATCGAAGAGCGGGCGGCCGAACCACTTGATCTCGAATGCCGTTCCCATGTGCGAGGCCGTGGTGTGACATCCGAGACACGAACTCGCGAAAACTTCCTTGCCCTTGTTGGCCTGATCCGCGGTGTAGACGCCGGCCATGGTGGTGCGTGTCACCGATTGCGCATCCACCGTGGTGGGCGCCGATGTCCACAGGGCGCCCGCCAGCAGGAGCAACACGAGCGTTTGCATGCGTGCCCGTGCGCGCGGCTGCTGCAGGCGTGTCATCACACCGGAAATCGCCCACATCACGCCCAGCAACACCAGCAGGACCATCGCCACCCGAATGGCCATCAGCCAGAAATCGATGTCGAACGCCGGCCAGGCGAATGTGCCCCGCAAGGCATCACTGCGATCCCGCATCCAGTGCCAGGCCTCGTGCGCGATCAGCGCGGACGCGACGATCACGCCGGTGCGTTCAGGGATCCACTTCGCGAACACCCAGTTCAGCACGGGCACGGCGACCAGCAGCACCGTCACCTGTGCGAGTTCCACACCCACGTTGAAGGCCGCCAGCGCGGTGAGCAGATGGCCGCCGGCAAACTGCAATTCCTCCTGCAGGACGGACGAGAATCCGAAACCGTGCACGAGCCCGAACACGAAGGCCATCATCCAGCGCCGTTCGAGCTTCGCCCCCACGATGTTCTCCAGCGCCAGCAGCACGATCGAGGCGGCGATGATCACCTCCACCAGCGGCGAGAACCATTGTACGTCGGGCGCATAACCCAGTGCAGCCGTGGCCAGCGTGATGGAATGGGCGATGGTGAACGCGGTGACGATGCCGATGAGCGGCCGGATGCGGCGGAACGGCAGCACGAGACACAACACGAACAGCACATGATCGAGCCCGCCGAACATGTGCAGCGCGCCCTGCCCCACGAACCGCGCCGCGGCGTGCGCCCAGGAGGGATCGAGGCGCACGGCACCGGGATCGCCGTCCCATGTGAAGAAACGTTCGCCACCATCCGGAAGCTCGAGCCGCATCACGGTGGTGGTCTGCACGCCGAGATGCGCCCAGCGCGGTTCGATGATCAGATCGGTGACCGGTCGCGTGACGGGCACTTCGAGCAACACTTCGAGTGCGAGTTGCAGCGGCGGAATCCGCACCGAGTCGGCCAGCGGCACGTGCTGTACCGCGTGCAACGCCGAGGTGTACGTGTCGAACGCCCGATCGGCCGGCAGGGCGGCGCGCACCGCGATGACATCGGGCGACGGCAGCGCATCGGGTCCATCGCGCAACAACACCCCGTCGGCCACCCACAGCCTGGCCGCATCATGCAGGAACGGGGTCAGGCGCGCGACATCGACGGAACCGTTCACAGAACCGTTCACGGAACCGTTCACCGCGCCATCGATCACGCCCGGGCGTGGTCCATCGGGACGAGCCCGGGCTGCGAGCAGCGGGAACTCCACATCCCGGACGGCGTCCATGGGAATGCGCACGAGCAGCCGCACCCGATCGGGGAGCGATGCCACATAGGCGCGGACGGCGACGTGCCGGGGGACTTCATGGGCGTTCGCCATCGATGCCGTGAGCATGCTCACGAGGCACCCGACGAACAACGCGGCGAGGAATCGGACGGGGAACGGTACGCGCGACGGCACGTCTCTGGACAGGTGGGAACGGGCGGGTTACTTAGGGAGGCGCTCCAGCGTGTTTTCGCGAAGCATCGGAAACACCACGCGCGATCCCGCCGCGCGGCCTCTGCGCCGCAAGAACATACCGCTCCGCCCCGCAATTGCCCACGGGGCGTCCCTTTCATGGAGTACCCGATGCGGAAGGTCCGCCTCTCAGCGCGCTGGACGGCGCTGCTCGCCACCCTCGCGGTTCTCGGTGGGCTGCATGCCACCCTGCAGGCCGACGATCGGCAGACGGTCCAGGCTCCCCGCTTCGAGGTCGATCCCCTCTGGCCGCGTCCGCTGCCAAATCACTGGCTGCTCGGCTCGGTCATCGGCGTGGGGGTCGACAGTCGCGATCATGTCTTCATCATCCATCGCGGCGACTCCACGCTCAACCAGCGCACCGAGTCCACGGCCAAAGGCGCTGTCGACGAGTGCTGCTCCGCCGCACCGCCCATCGTGGAGTTCGATCCCAACGGCAACTTCGTGCGCGCCTGGGGAGGACCGGGTGAGGGGTACGAATGGCCGTCGTCCAATCACGGCATCACGCTCGACGACAAGGACAACGTCTGGATCGGCGGCAACGGTGCGAACGATTCGCACATCCTCAAGTTCACGCGCGACGGCAAGTTCCTGCAGCAGATCGGCACCCCGAAACAGGCGGCCAACAGCAACGACAGCACCCATTTCGGACGCGTCGCCAAGATCTCGTTCGATGTCCGCGCAGGCGAGGCGTTCGTGGCCGACGGCTATGGCAACAAGCGCGTGGCCGTGCTCGACATGGGCACAGGAAAACTCAAGCGCTACTGGGGCGCTTACGGCAACAAGCCTGACGACGCCCGCCTGCCGCCCTACGATCCGGAAGCGCCCCTCATTCAGCAGTTCCGGAATCCGGTGCACTGCGCCGAGCCCACCACCGATGGCCTCGTGTATGTCTGTGACCGACCCAACGACCGCATTCAGGTGTTCCGCAAGGACGGCAGCTTCGTGAAGGAAGTGCGCGTCGCCCCCGCCACGCGCGGTGACGGGTCGGTGTGGGACATCGCGTTTTCACGTGACGCGGCGCAGAAGTATCTGTATCTGGCCGACGGCAAGAACGAGCGCGTGTACGTGATGGACCGGCAGTCGCTGGAGATTCTCACCTGGTTCGGCGACGGTGGCCGTCAGCCCGGCCAGTTCTTCGCCGTTCACAGCATTGCCACGGATTCGAAGGGCAACATCTACACCACGGAGACATACGAAGGCAAACGTCTCCAGAAATTCCGCTACAAAGGCATCGCTCCCGTGAAGCGCGGCAGCCAGGGCCCCGTCTGGCCCGAAACCCCAGCCCGTCGTTAGGAGCAGTTCCTATCGAACTCCCCCCTGACCAGCTCCCCCTGCCCCCTCCTGAAACAAAAGCGGGGCGGCGCCACAGGCGCCGCCCCGCCGTTCATTACGGAATGAAGCCCTGGCACTCGATCTCGACCTTGGCGTTGGGCACCACCAGGGCCGCCACCACCACCGTCGAGCGCGCGGGCGGATTGCTCGGGAAGAACTTCGTGTATGCCTGGTTCATCCCCTGGAAATCCTTCACGTCCGTCAGGAACACCGTGCACTTGACCGCGTTGGCCAGCGTCGAGCCCGCCGCCTTGAACACCTTTTCCGAGTTCTCCAGCGCCCGCGTCGTCTGACCGGCGATCGTGGTATCATTCGGGGAGGTGCCGAGCTGTCCCGACGCGAACAGCATGTTGCCAACGCGGATACCGGGGGAGAGCGTAGCACTGACACGCTGCCCCTCTCCGACCACCACCTGACGCTCGGGGCTGGCCTGCGCGGAGAGCGCCGAGGCGAGTCCCAGCGATGCCGTGATGGACAACAGGGCGAGAGTGGACGGTCGTGTAGTGAGCATCACGTTCCTCCGATATCGGGTGGGGCGGGAATCAGGTTCTTCAACGGGAGACGATCAATATGCCGATGTTCGACTTCGTCTGCACCTCCTGTGCGCACACGTTCGATGCGCTGGTGCGTGGTGACGTATTGCCGGCGTGTCCGGCCTGTGGCGCCACGAAGGTCGAAAAGTTGCTCTCCCTGCCGGCAATCAAGACGTCGGGCACGCACGATCGTGCGCTCGCCGCCGCAAAACGTCGGGATGCATCGCAGGGCCAGGAGCGCATGCACGCGCAGCGTCAGTACGAATTGAGTCACGACGACTGACCCGCGATCCGCTGTCGTCCGGCAGCCTCCAATGTCCTCCAAAGTCCTCCAAACACGAAGCCCGGTGCCAATGGCACCGGGCTTCGCCGTTCACGGTCCTGCGGTGATCAGTCCGTGATCAGCAGGACTTGCACTTGTTGCTGTTCTTCGAGCCGAGCTTGACGAGCAGGTCGACCGTCTCGAGGAAGGGGGGAATGCGCTGCACCGGACCGTTCGCCATGTCGGCCGTGGTCTGACCACGGCGGCTGAGCGCGTGGACGTCGGCACCCTTCGACACGAGGTATTCGATGAGCTCGTTGTCGCCACGTGCGGCCGCATGATGCAACGTGTTGTATCCGTTGAAGTCACGCTGGTTCGGATCCATCTTGAGCTCTTCGACCAGGAACTTGATCGACGGCAACCACGCGTCCGGTGCATGGCGATGCGCATTGGCCGCATACCCTTCGCCGTAGCCCACGCCTGCAGCCGCGTGAATCGGGTACACGCCCGGGCCGCCATCCGGCACCGGCGGCAGTCCCGACGGATCGGTCCCGTCGCCGCCTTCTTCACCCGAATCGTCGCCCGGCAGACGGCCGGTGGGCTTGATGGTCGGGATGTTCGGATCGGCGCCGTACTTGAGCAGCAGCTTCATCGCCGGCACATCGAGCCCGTACGCGGCCCGCCAGAAGGCCGTGGCTCCCACCGTGTTCACGCCGAGCAGATCGAAATTGTACGACATGAACCACAGGTGCTTCTTGAGACGCACGTTCGGATCCGCGCCGGCCTTGAGCATGGCTTCCATGAGCTCGAGGTGCGTGGTCTTCTGCTGCATCTGCGCGGTGGGCTGCGGATAGAGCGACTTCGGTGCCCACTGCGTGTTGATCACGGCATAGAGCGGGGCCGCGCCGGCATCGCTCTGCAGCTTTACGTTGGCGCCCTTCGCCATGAGCATGGACGCCATGTCGAAGCGGCCGTTGATAACGGCCATGAGCAGCGGGCTGGTGTGATCGCCCTCGCTCACGTGGTTGATGTTCGCGCCGGCCGTCAGCAGATGCTGCACGGCTTCTTCGTTGCCTTCGCGTACGGCGAACAGCAGCGGGGTGAGACCACCCTTGTTGCCGATCAGATCGCCGTACGACGGACCACGCTGCTGGAATCCGGTGGCCGCCCGTGTGCCCGCCGAATCTCCGGCCGCACGGGGTGCGCCGCCCCGACCCACCGGCGCCGTGCCGGCGTTGGCCTGCTGCGCGGCATTCCCGCCGGCATTGCCACGGGCGGGTGCTGCGTTGCCTGCCGCGTTGCCTGCCGCGTTGCCAGCTGCGTTGCCGGCACCATTGCCCGCGTTACCACGGGCAGCGGCTGGTGCGTTGGCCGCCGGTGCGCCTGAGGGCGCCGCCGCCGCCGGAGCACCCGGAGCCGCCGGCGTGATGTTCGGGGTCACCGTGGTGGGCGCCATCGGCGATTCCGCGGCCTTGAGCGCTGCGACGCGACGCGTGCGGATGGCCATCTCGGCGCGGAGGTCACGTTCCTGCTTCGGAATGTCCTCGATCTTCGACGCCGCTTCGAGACCGGCGCCACGCTTGATCAGCAGATCGAGCGCCGTCACGCGATTGTATGCCGCAGCCCACATGAGCGGCGTCTGCCCCCACGCGTTCTCGCGGATGTCCACCGGCGTGCCCTTGTCGAGCAGGGCCGCCACACTGGTCGAATCGCCACGTCCGGCCGCAAAATGCAGCGGCGTGGCCGCGCCCGAGCTCGTGACGGCGGTGGGGCTCGCCCCGTGTTCCAGCAGCAGCTTCACCACGCTGCCGCGACCTTCACGCGCCGCAAGATGCAGCGGCGTGTAGTTGCCGTTGCGCGTGAGGGCATCGACACGGGCGCCGGCATATACCAGCATCTGCGCCGAGCCCAGATCGCCGCGCTGGGCGGCCCAGTGCAGCGCCGACATGCCGTCGGGCTGCGCTTCGTTCACATCCATCCCCTGCTTGATCAGCGTCCGCACGCGGGCGCTGTCGCCGCGCATGACGGCGTCGGCCACCGGGGCTTCCGCGGGATTCTCGCGAGCTGCGCCGAGCGTCAGCGTAGCGATGCAGGCTGCCGCGCCGACCGCAACCCGCGACGCGCGCCACAGGGGCGCGCGCTGGGTGTGCTGGCGAATATCAGGCATTGGCGCTGTTGAGGTTGAGGACGCCGTTGCTGTCACCGAAGGACGTCATGTCCTCCATGCCGAGGGTGTGCATCATGCTGAGCATGGCGTTCGCCATCGGCGTGCCGTCCGGCGCCTTGATGTGCAGGTTGCCGGTGAGACGGTTCTCCGCCTTGCCGAGCACGATGAGCGGGCAGCGGCGGTGGTTGTGCAGGTTCGAGTCACCCATCGGCGAACCGTAGATGATCATCGTCTTGTCGAGCATGTTGGCGTCGCCTTCCTGGATGCTCTTCAGCTTGTCGAGGAAGTACGGCAGCATCGACACGTGGTACTTGTTGATCGTGTTGAAGTCGCGCACGCCACGTTCCGTGCCACCATGGTGCGACGCCGGGTGGAACGGCTTGTCCGTGCCGCTCTCCGGATACGTCCGGCTCGAGCCGTCGCGGCCCATCTTGAACGAGAACACGCGCGTGATATCCGCCGCGAACGCCAGCGCCTGGATATCGAACATCAGCTTCACGTGATCGGAGAACGAATCGGGCACACCGGCCGGCGCTTCGGGCAGCTCACGTACTTCTCCGCTGGTGTTGCGCGCTTCCACCCGCTGGATTCGGCGCTCCACTTCACGGATGTCCGTGAGGTACTTGTCGAGACGGTGCTTGTCTTCCGGTCCCAGCGTCGCCTTGAGCGACGACATCTCGCCCGAGATGAAGTCGAGGATGCTGCGACGCGTGCGACGACGTTCCGACCGCTCGGCCGAGGTGCCGCCGACGCCGAAGAGTTTCTCGAACGCCACGCGCGGATCGCGGATGACCGGCAGCGGCTCCGAGGGCGACGACCAGGAGATGGAGTCGGTGTACACGCAGGCGTAGCCGTAGGCGCAACCACCCGCCTGGTCCACGTTCTCGATGCAGAGCTGCATCGACGGGATCGGCGTGTTCTGACCGTACCGCTGCGCATACAACTGATCGAGCGACGTCCCCACCTTCACATCCGAGCCTTCCGTCTGCTTCGGATGCATGTGCGTGAGGTACACGGCGCTGGACCGGAAGTGGTCGCCGCCGATCTCGTTCGGCGACGTCGGCTCGGCTTCACGTACGTCCGTGTTGCTGACGATGGTGAGATAGTCGCGATAGCTGTCGAGCGACGTCAGGGCCGTCGGCGAGAGATCGTACTGGCGACCGGCGGCGGCCGGCGACCACATGTTCATCTTCGCGCCCCACTCGTTGCAGCCGGCGGCGCCGTGCACCATCTCGATGGCCACGAGGCGCGGAGCCTCCTTGGCATCGAACAGGCGACGACCCGACGGGATCATGGCATCGAGGTAGGGCAGCGCGATCGTGGCACTCATCCCCTGCAGGAACTGGCGGCGGGGCATCGCCTTTCCGCTCAAGAAGTACATGCGGGTGTATCTCCGTTGTCAGTTGAAGGTCGGGCGAATCAGCGAGTCCGGCTGGCAGCCGGCGCAGGGATGGTTTCGTGCGTGGCGGGCGTGGCGTCGGCGAGCAGGCTCCGCTTGCGGAACGCGTCGCTCTTCACCACTCCGAGAATGAAGTCGTTGATCTTGTAGTTCGATGCGCGGGCCGAGGACTCGATCTTACGAACCGCGGGCGCATCCGCGTACTCGACACGACGGCCGAGCGCGTACGCCATCAGGTTCTGCGTGAACGAGCGCATGAGCGGCACCGGACGCTTGAGCAGCGCGGCCTGCAGCTCCGCCGGGCTCGACACCTTGGTGCCATCGTAGAAGTCACCACGTGTATCGAGCGGCGTCCCGTTCTCACGGATGCGCCAGCGGCCCATCACGTCGAAGTTGTCCAGCGCGAGCCCGATGGGATCGATGAACTGGTGGCACGAATTGCAGGACGCGTTCTCACGGTGCATCTCCATGCGTTCCCGCGTGGTGAGCAGACGTCCTTCCTTCGCCGCGCCGGTCTTCTCGAGGTCGGGCACGTTGGGCGGCGGCGGCGGCGGCGGCGAACCCATGAGCACTTCCATGACCCACTTGCCGCGCAGCACGGGCGACGTGCGGTTGGCCACCGACGTCAGCGTGAGCACGCTGCCATGCCCCAGGATGCCCGAGCGGTGCGAGTCCTTCGGGTAGCTCACCTTGCGGAACTCCGTACCCACCACGCCGGGAATCTCGTAGTGCTTCGCCAGCGACTCGTTCAGGAACGTGTAGTCGGCGGTGAAGATGTCGAGCACGCTGCGGTTCTCGCGCACGATGTAGTTGAAGAACTGTTCCGTCTCTTCGACCATCTCGCCGGCCAGCTGCTCGCGGAAATCCGGATACTGGTTGGCGTCGGGGTGCACGAGGTCCACGTCCTGCAGGCGCAGCCACTGCGCCGCGAAGCGCGTGGACAGTGCCTTCGAGCGCGGATCCTTGAGCAGACGCCGGGTCTGCGCGATCAGCACCGTCGTGTCCTGCAGACGGCCACTGCGGCCGAGCGCGACGAGCTGCGAATCGGGCGGTGCGCCCCAGATGAAGAACGACAGGCGCGATGCGAGATCGAGTCCGGCAACGGCCACCTGCCCCTTGGCCGCGGCAGGCACTTCTTCGATGCGGAAGATGAAGTGCGGGCTGGACAGCATCGCTTCGAGGGCCTGACGCACACCGATTTCGAAGCCGCCTTCCTTGGCCCCTTCATCATAGAAGGCCATCAGCCCCTTCACATCGTTGGCCCCCATGGGCCGGCGATAGGCCTGCGCGCCGAGGCGCGAAAGGATCTTCTCGGCGCAGGGACGCGCTTCGGCCGCCGACAGGGGACGGCAGCTGAAGATGCGACGGCGGCTCGGCGTGTCCGACACACCGGTCGGATTGTACGGGCCGGTCACGGCGAAGTTCTGCACGTGGGCCTGCACCGTGATGCCTGACTGCGCACCGATCTGCGTGTCGGCGATGCTGTGGCCCAGCGGCGTGATGTTGTCGTTGACGGGGCCTTCGAAGGTGCGCAGGAAGGTGGCCGAGATGCGCTGCGGGCCGGCACGCACGGGGATGGGCTTCGTGCGGATGTCCATGCCCTGCGGATCGGCCTGCGACATGCCACGGTCGATGTCGAGCAACGCGACCCGCTCGCCGTTCACCGCGATCTCGATCTTCTCGTCGAACGGCGCGGTGGATGCGAAGAGCTGACCCGTGGGGATCGCATGCAGCGTGACGGTGAAGATGTACTCGCCATCGGCCGGGAAGTTGTGCGTCACCGCCGTGCCGCCACGTGTACCGGCCGGCGCGCCGTCCACCTCGTCGAGCTGTGACGCGAGACGCGCGATCTTGTAGGTGCTGGTGGAAACCGCCGCCTTCGGGTCACCCACGGCCAGGCGGCTGATCTCGCTGGCGGCGTCGAGGTACGAATCGAGCAACGTCGCCGACGGCATCTGCACGTCCGCGATGTTGTCGAAGTTCGCGCTCTTGGTGTCGAGCGGCAGCCAGGAGCTGGCCTTGATCTCGAGGCCGAGCACATCGCGGACGGCCCGTTCGTACTCGGCGCGGTTCAAACGCTGAAACGCGCGCGAGCCCGGGTTCGGGTTCGCCGCGTACCGCGCATCCATGTTGCGCTCGAGCGTCTCCATCAACACCTGCAGCGTGTCGCCGGCCGGCTTGGCGCGTCCCGGCGGCGGCATCATGCCGGTGCGGAGTTTGTTGATCATCTTCTCCGCCACATCGGGCGCGGTCTGCCCGATGGTGGCGAGGTCGAAGTTGGCCAACGACAGGTTGCCCTGCTTGCGGGTCTCACTGTGACAGCCGGCGCAGCTCTTCTTCACCACGGCATCGAGCGCGGCACTGGTCATCACCGTCGCGCCGGGGCGCAGCACAGGATGTCCGGTGCGACGCGGCGTCGCCGAAGCCGCGGGCGCCGTGACGGCGTCGACAAAACGATCATAGGCAGCGGGCACGACACGGGCGGTGCCGGCTGCGGCGGGCGCGGCCACGGCTTCCGGCGCGACCGGCCGCTCGCGCTGATCGGCTGAGCGATCGAGCGACGCGACGGCGAGCAACGCCAGACAACCAGAACCAGCGACAACCAACGACTTCATCCCCGAACCTCCAGGCTCAGGCGGGTTGGCAGGGCGACGCAGGAAGGGATCGCGTCGCCACTCGGCAGGAACTCCAACTTCAATGCTGACCACAATCTACGTGGCATGCAACAATTTCGTTCGACTTCGGAAACAGCAAATCCCAGCGCTCTGACGCCCTCAGGCGTTGGGTGCATAATGGACAAACCGGGAAGATTGGGCCCACGGCGCGGT encodes the following:
- a CDS encoding DUF1552 domain-containing protein; protein product: MPRRQFLQGMSATIALPYLDAMIPSGRRLFDAKEAPRLVAIEMVHGAAGCNEWGAKMNMWSPAAAGRQYDLSPTALTSLDSYRDYLTIVSNTDVREAEPTSPNEIGGDHFRSSAVYLTHMHPKQTEGSDVKVGTSLDQLYAQRYGQNTPIPSMQLCIENVDQAGGCAYGYACVYTDSISWSSPSEPLPVIRDPRVAFEKLFGVGGTSAERSERRRTRRSILDFISGEMSSLKATLGPEDKHRLDKYLTDIREVERRIQRVEARNTSGEVRELPEAPAGVPDSFSDHVKLMFDIQALAFAADITRVFSFKMGRDGSSRTYPESGTDKPFHPASHHGGTERGVRDFNTINKYHVSMLPYFLDKLKSIQEGDANMLDKTMIIYGSPMGDSNLHNHRRCPLIVLGKAENRLTGNLHIKAPDGTPMANAMLSMMHTLGMEDMTSFGDSNGVLNLNSANA
- a CDS encoding DUF1592 domain-containing protein; the protein is MKSLVVAGSGCLALLAVASLDRSADQRERPVAPEAVAAPAAAGTARVVPAAYDRFVDAVTAPAASATPRRTGHPVLRPGATVMTSAALDAVVKKSCAGCHSETRKQGNLSLANFDLATIGQTAPDVAEKMINKLRTGMMPPPGRAKPAGDTLQVLMETLERNMDARYAANPNPGSRAFQRLNRAEYERAVRDVLGLEIKASSWLPLDTKSANFDNIADVQMPSATLLDSYLDAASEISRLAVGDPKAAVSTSTYKIARLASQLDEVDGAPAGTRGGTAVTHNFPADGEYIFTVTLHAIPTGQLFASTAPFDEKIEIAVNGERVALLDIDRGMSQADPQGMDIRTKPIPVRAGPQRISATFLRTFEGPVNDNITPLGHSIADTQIGAQSGITVQAHVQNFAVTGPYNPTGVSDTPSRRRIFSCRPLSAAEARPCAEKILSRLGAQAYRRPMGANDVKGLMAFYDEGAKEGGFEIGVRQALEAMLSSPHFIFRIEEVPAAAKGQVAVAGLDLASRLSFFIWGAPPDSQLVALGRSGRLQDTTVLIAQTRRLLKDPRSKALSTRFAAQWLRLQDVDLVHPDANQYPDFREQLAGEMVEETEQFFNYIVRENRSVLDIFTADYTFLNESLAKHYEIPGVVGTEFRKVSYPKDSHRSGILGHGSVLTLTSVANRTSPVLRGKWVMEVLMGSPPPPPPPNVPDLEKTGAAKEGRLLTTRERMEMHRENASCNSCHQFIDPIGLALDNFDVMGRWRIRENGTPLDTRGDFYDGTKVSSPAELQAALLKRPVPLMRSFTQNLMAYALGRRVEYADAPAVRKIESSARASNYKINDFILGVVKSDAFRKRSLLADATPATHETIPAPAASRTR
- a CDS encoding RidA family protein, which produces MLTTRPSTLALLSITASLGLASALSAQASPERQVVVGEGQRVSATLSPGIRVGNMLFASGQLGTSPNDTTIAGQTTRALENSEKVFKAAGSTLANAVKCTVFLTDVKDFQGMNQAYTKFFPSNPPARSTVVVAALVVPNAKVEIECQGFIP
- a CDS encoding zinc ribbon domain-containing protein, which translates into the protein MPMFDFVCTSCAHTFDALVRGDVLPACPACGATKVEKLLSLPAIKTSGTHDRALAAAKRRDASQGQERMHAQRQYELSHDD
- a CDS encoding HupE/UreJ family protein, which codes for MLTASMANAHEVPRHVAVRAYVASLPDRVRLLVRIPMDAVRDVEFPLLAARARPDGPRPGVIDGAVNGSVNGSVNGSVDVARLTPFLHDAARLWVADGVLLRDGPDALPSPDVIAVRAALPADRAFDTYTSALHAVQHVPLADSVRIPPLQLALEVLLEVPVTRPVTDLIIEPRWAHLGVQTTTVMRLELPDGGERFFTWDGDPGAVRLDPSWAHAAARFVGQGALHMFGGLDHVLFVLCLVLPFRRIRPLIGIVTAFTIAHSITLATAALGYAPDVQWFSPLVEVIIAASIVLLALENIVGAKLERRWMMAFVFGLVHGFGFSSVLQEELQFAGGHLLTALAAFNVGVELAQVTVLLVAVPVLNWVFAKWIPERTGVIVASALIAHEAWHWMRDRSDALRGTFAWPAFDIDFWLMAIRVAMVLLVLLGVMWAISGVMTRLQQPRARARMQTLVLLLLAGALWTSAPTTVDAQSVTRTTMAGVYTADQANKGKEVFASSCLGCHTTASHMGTAFEIKWFGRPLFDLYDYLSQLMPKTAPGSLTEDEYVWVTAYILRLNRMPAGKTELSAEPSWLKSVRVDSVKTPVARDAGSGGRNGDGSGGGTGGGIGGGIGGGTSTRNATGGER
- a CDS encoding ankyrin repeat domain-containing protein → MPDIRQHTQRAPLWRASRVAVGAAACIATLTLGAARENPAEAPVADAVMRGDSARVRTLIKQGMDVNEAQPDGMSALHWAAQRGDLGSAQMLVYAGARVDALTRNGNYTPLHLAAREGRGSVVKLLLEHGASPTAVTSSGAATPLHFAAGRGDSTSVAALLDKGTPVDIRENAWGQTPLMWAAAYNRVTALDLLIKRGAGLEAASKIEDIPKQERDLRAEMAIRTRRVAALKAAESPMAPTTVTPNITPAAPGAPAAAAPSGAPAANAPAAARGNAGNGAGNAAGNAAGNAAGNAAPARGNAGGNAAQQANAGTAPVGRGGAPRAAGDSAGTRAATGFQQRGPSYGDLIGNKGGLTPLLFAVREGNEEAVQHLLTAGANINHVSEGDHTSPLLMAVINGRFDMASMLMAKGANVKLQSDAGAAPLYAVINTQWAPKSLYPQPTAQMQQKTTHLELMEAMLKAGADPNVRLKKHLWFMSYNFDLLGVNTVGATAFWRAAYGLDVPAMKLLLKYGADPNIPTIKPTGRLPGDDSGEEGGDGTDPSGLPPVPDGGPGVYPIHAAAGVGYGEGYAANAHRHAPDAWLPSIKFLVEELKMDPNQRDFNGYNTLHHAAARGDNELIEYLVSKGADVHALSRRGQTTADMANGPVQRIPPFLETVDLLVKLGSKNSNKCKSC